In Shinella sp. XGS7, a single genomic region encodes these proteins:
- a CDS encoding branched-chain amino acid ABC transporter substrate-binding protein gives MQVKLNVIVGAVAVVLSGTAMAQELVVKIGHVGPTSGAIAHLGKDNELGARLAIEELNAKGVSIGGKKAKFELLAEDDAGDPKQGTAAAQKLVDSKVNGVVGHLNSGTSIPASKVYSDAGIPQVSPSATNPKFTRNGYKTTFRVVADDVHLGGTLGKYAVKELKGKSIAVIDDRTAYGQGVADEFEKGVKGAGGKVVGREFTNDKATDFTAILTSIKAKKPDVVFFGGMDAVAGPMLRQMKQLGIEAKFMGGDGICSGELPKLAAGTMGDGQVVCAEAGGVEGESKKSMDTFKAKFKEKYKVDVQIYAPYVYDAVNVLVAAMVKAGSAEPAKYLPVLAKTEGYKGVTGTIAFDNKGDIKNGALTLFTYKGGNREQIAVVR, from the coding sequence ATGCAAGTCAAGTTGAACGTGATCGTGGGCGCGGTCGCCGTGGTGCTGAGCGGCACCGCGATGGCTCAGGAGCTGGTGGTGAAGATCGGCCACGTGGGGCCGACCAGCGGTGCCATCGCTCACCTGGGCAAGGACAATGAGTTGGGCGCCCGTCTGGCCATCGAGGAGCTGAACGCCAAGGGCGTGAGCATCGGTGGCAAGAAGGCCAAGTTCGAGCTGCTGGCCGAAGACGATGCCGGCGACCCGAAGCAGGGCACGGCTGCGGCGCAGAAGCTGGTGGACTCCAAGGTCAACGGCGTGGTGGGCCACCTGAACTCCGGCACCTCGATCCCGGCCTCCAAGGTCTACAGCGATGCCGGCATTCCGCAGGTTTCGCCCTCGGCCACCAACCCCAAATTCACCCGCAACGGCTACAAGACCACCTTCCGCGTGGTGGCCGATGACGTGCACCTGGGTGGCACCCTGGGCAAGTACGCCGTCAAGGAGCTCAAGGGCAAGAGCATCGCCGTGATCGACGATCGCACCGCCTACGGCCAGGGCGTGGCCGACGAGTTCGAGAAGGGCGTCAAGGGCGCGGGCGGCAAGGTCGTGGGCCGCGAGTTCACCAATGACAAGGCCACGGACTTCACCGCCATCCTGACCTCCATCAAGGCCAAGAAGCCCGATGTGGTCTTCTTCGGCGGCATGGATGCGGTGGCCGGCCCCATGCTGCGCCAGATGAAGCAGCTGGGCATCGAAGCCAAGTTCATGGGCGGCGACGGCATCTGCTCGGGTGAACTGCCCAAGCTGGCCGCAGGCACCATGGGCGACGGCCAGGTGGTCTGCGCCGAGGCCGGTGGCGTCGAGGGCGAGTCCAAGAAGTCCATGGACACCTTCAAGGCCAAGTTCAAGGAAAAGTACAAGGTGGACGTGCAGATCTACGCCCCCTATGTGTACGACGCCGTGAACGTGCTGGTGGCTGCCATGGTCAAGGCCGGTTCCGCCGAGCCGGCCAAGTACCTGCCGGTGCTGGCCAAGACCGAGGGCTACAAGGGTGTGACCGGCACCATCGCCTTCGACAACAAGGGCGACATCAAGAACGGTGCCCTGACCCTGTTCACCTACAAGGGTGGCAACCGCGAGCAGATCGCGGTGGTGCGCTAA
- a CDS encoding TIGR03013 family XrtA/PEP-CTERM system glycosyltransferase: MHRRTLLQVFFDVGLIIMALLAVVVSQGGANAGQIIPFAASHGLSLAGCMFVINSATGFYQHVHNRSLTESCARGLLALLIALPLAYGIFSLLPSDAGHRELLTFAAMGAVAAVLAHRVYAAHSSIQAQAKTKVLIFGSGEAAKTVGMTLKAADPHVHIVGYFAGPNESQIEVARAELIEPQGSLTETALSLGVDEIVVALSERRGGSMPMRQLLDCKLYGIKVVDIATYFEKTLAQIKISHVNAGWLIFGDGFNQGVLRTAVKRVSDIISSSLILLLTLPLMLITALAVKLESRGPVFYRQERVGLNGRPFQVIKFRSMRTDAEKDGKPRWASKNDDRVTRVGRFIRRVRIDELPQLINVLKGEMSMVGPRPERQYFVDELVAKIPYFAVRHSVKPGVTGWAQVRYEYGSTVEDSIEKLQYDLYYVKNHTLFLDLLIMLETVAVVLTGKGAR, encoded by the coding sequence TTGCACAGGCGCACGCTGCTCCAGGTCTTCTTCGACGTGGGGCTGATCATCATGGCCTTGCTGGCCGTGGTCGTCAGCCAAGGTGGTGCCAATGCCGGACAGATCATTCCCTTTGCCGCTTCCCACGGCCTGTCGCTGGCTGGTTGCATGTTCGTCATCAACTCGGCGACCGGCTTCTACCAGCATGTGCACAACCGCTCTCTGACCGAGTCCTGCGCCCGCGGCCTGCTGGCCCTGCTGATCGCGCTGCCCCTGGCTTATGGGATCTTCAGCCTGCTGCCCAGCGACGCCGGGCATCGCGAGCTGCTGACCTTTGCCGCCATGGGCGCCGTGGCCGCCGTTCTGGCCCATCGCGTTTATGCCGCCCATTCGAGCATCCAGGCGCAGGCCAAGACCAAGGTGCTGATCTTCGGTTCCGGCGAAGCTGCCAAGACCGTGGGCATGACGCTCAAGGCTGCGGATCCCCATGTGCATATCGTGGGCTACTTTGCGGGCCCCAATGAATCCCAGATCGAAGTGGCTCGTGCCGAGCTGATCGAGCCGCAAGGCAGCCTGACCGAGACCGCCCTGAGCCTGGGTGTGGATGAGATCGTGGTGGCGCTTTCCGAGCGCCGCGGTGGCAGCATGCCGATGCGCCAGCTGCTCGACTGCAAGCTCTACGGCATCAAGGTGGTGGACATTGCCACTTACTTCGAGAAGACCCTGGCCCAGATCAAGATCAGCCATGTGAATGCCGGCTGGCTGATCTTCGGTGATGGTTTCAACCAGGGTGTGCTGCGCACTGCCGTCAAGCGCGTCTCCGACATCATTTCCTCCTCCCTGATCCTGCTGCTGACGCTGCCTCTGATGTTGATCACGGCGCTGGCCGTGAAGCTGGAGTCGCGCGGGCCGGTGTTCTACCGCCAGGAGCGTGTCGGCCTGAATGGCCGACCCTTCCAGGTGATCAAGTTCCGCAGCATGCGCACCGACGCGGAGAAGGATGGCAAGCCGCGCTGGGCCAGCAAGAACGATGACCGCGTCACCCGGGTGGGTCGATTCATCCGCCGCGTGCGTATCGACGAGCTGCCGCAGCTGATCAATGTGCTCAAGGGCGAGATGAGCATGGTGGGGCCGCGTCCGGAGCGCCAGTACTTCGTCGATGAGCTGGTGGCCAAGATCCCCTACTTCGCCGTGCGCCATAGCGTGAAGCCGGGTGTGACCGGCTGGGCCCAGGTGCGCTACGAGTACGGTTCTACCGTCGAGGATTCGATCGAGAAGCTGCAGTACGACCTCTACTACGTCAAGAACCACACCCTGTTCCTGGATCTGCTGATCATGCTGGAAACGGTGGCGGTGGTGCTGACGGGCAAGGGCGCACGCTGA
- the prsK gene encoding XrtA/PEP-CTERM system histidine kinase PrsK, translated as MLDREIDIAAAAFALAIAAHAALLLSLAWRLLRRHREAASADWFFLLALGLSLGWAGLGLYAQAPAGRDYQSLWLPLLDALRYGAWFAFVLRLLRPDPSEASPAEGLGVRGLRAGAWLACLATVSLQLLQEYSPYAYSLWDRPLAFAGLAQAVLGLMLVEQLLRNSRGDARWGAKPVCLALASIFVFDLYTYSLAALFSQYDGDAYDIRPAVHSMAVPLLFVALRRHKDWLSKMHVSRAAVYQSATLLIVGAYLLLVSGVGYYVRYTGGNWGRAMQIALMSVALVALVSVLFSGAMRAKLRVYINKNFFSYRYDYREEWLKFTAMLASQNSPQELGVSVIKGIANLVESPSGGLWLMRQGQGGFQQVAAWNTLPSAEIEPTESTMAAFLRSSGWIVDLDEYRRAPQRYRELQLADWLRADTRCWLLVPLLVGTELTGFVLLGPPRTRMELNWEVRDLLRTVSSQASGYLAQMQATEALLEARKFDAFNRMSAFVVHDLKNIVTQLSLMMKNARRLRDNPEFQEDMLATVENSLEKMRQLMLQLREGNTPHGSGHGVELEAIARRLAGAALSKGRELHLEIRAAASTRGHEERVERVIGHVVQNAFDATPEEGEVRLALSVEGSYAQVEVSDTGCGMSEEFVRTRLFKPFQTTKSSGMGIGAYESFQYLQELGGKIKVHSEVDRGTRITILLPLFHASKRSDLGMLGAK; from the coding sequence ATGCTTGACCGGGAGATCGACATTGCTGCGGCCGCCTTCGCGCTGGCCATTGCGGCCCACGCGGCCCTCCTGCTGAGTCTGGCCTGGCGCCTGCTGAGGCGCCATCGTGAGGCCGCTTCGGCAGACTGGTTCTTTCTGCTGGCGCTGGGCCTGAGCCTGGGCTGGGCAGGGTTGGGTCTCTATGCCCAGGCTCCCGCCGGCCGCGATTACCAATCCCTGTGGCTGCCGCTGCTGGATGCCCTGCGCTACGGGGCCTGGTTCGCCTTTGTGCTGCGCCTGCTGCGGCCGGATCCGTCCGAGGCCTCTCCGGCCGAGGGGCTTGGCGTGCGGGGGCTGAGGGCCGGGGCCTGGCTGGCCTGTCTGGCGACCGTCTCGCTGCAGCTCTTGCAGGAGTACAGCCCCTACGCCTACTCGCTCTGGGATCGTCCCCTGGCCTTTGCCGGGCTGGCCCAGGCCGTGCTTGGCCTGATGCTGGTCGAGCAGTTGCTGCGCAACAGCCGGGGCGATGCCCGCTGGGGAGCCAAGCCCGTGTGCCTGGCCCTGGCCTCCATCTTCGTCTTCGACCTCTACACCTACTCGCTGGCCGCCCTGTTCAGCCAGTACGACGGGGATGCCTACGACATCCGGCCTGCCGTGCACAGCATGGCCGTTCCTCTGCTCTTCGTGGCGCTGCGCCGGCACAAGGACTGGCTGTCCAAGATGCATGTCTCGCGCGCGGCGGTCTACCAGTCGGCCACCCTGCTGATCGTGGGGGCCTATCTGCTGCTGGTGTCGGGCGTGGGCTACTACGTGCGCTACACCGGGGGCAACTGGGGGCGGGCCATGCAGATCGCGCTGATGTCCGTGGCCCTTGTGGCCCTGGTCAGCGTGCTGTTCTCGGGGGCGATGCGGGCCAAGCTGCGCGTCTACATCAACAAGAATTTCTTCAGCTACCGCTACGACTACCGCGAGGAGTGGCTCAAGTTCACGGCCATGCTGGCCTCGCAGAACTCGCCGCAGGAGCTGGGGGTCTCGGTCATCAAGGGCATCGCCAATCTGGTCGAGAGTCCTTCGGGCGGCCTGTGGCTGATGCGGCAGGGACAGGGAGGCTTTCAGCAGGTGGCGGCCTGGAACACCTTGCCCAGTGCCGAGATCGAGCCGACCGAATCCACCATGGCCGCGTTTTTGCGCAGCAGCGGCTGGATCGTCGATCTGGATGAGTATCGGCGCGCTCCCCAGCGCTACCGCGAGCTGCAGCTGGCCGACTGGCTGCGGGCCGATACCCGCTGCTGGCTGCTGGTGCCCCTGCTGGTCGGCACGGAGCTGACCGGCTTCGTGCTGCTGGGCCCGCCCCGCACCCGCATGGAGCTCAACTGGGAGGTGCGCGATCTGCTGCGCACCGTCAGCAGCCAGGCCTCGGGCTATCTGGCCCAGATGCAGGCCACCGAGGCCTTGCTGGAGGCGCGCAAATTCGATGCCTTCAACCGCATGTCGGCCTTTGTGGTGCACGATCTCAAGAACATCGTGACCCAGCTGTCCCTGATGATGAAGAATGCGCGCCGCCTGCGGGACAACCCGGAGTTCCAGGAGGACATGCTGGCCACCGTGGAGAACTCGCTGGAGAAGATGCGGCAGCTGATGTTGCAGCTGCGCGAAGGCAACACCCCACATGGCAGCGGCCATGGCGTGGAGCTGGAGGCAATCGCGCGCCGCCTGGCCGGGGCCGCCCTCAGCAAGGGGCGGGAGTTGCATCTGGAGATTCGTGCCGCCGCGAGCACGCGCGGTCACGAGGAACGGGTGGAGCGGGTGATAGGCCATGTGGTGCAGAACGCCTTTGATGCCACCCCCGAGGAAGGCGAGGTTCGCCTGGCCCTGAGCGTGGAGGGCAGCTACGCGCAGGTCGAAGTCAGCGACACCGGCTGCGGCATGTCCGAGGAATTTGTGCGCACGCGTCTGTTCAAGCCCTTCCAGACCACCAAGAGCAGTGGCATGGGCATAGGCGCCTACGAGAGTTTTCAGTATCTGCAGGAATTGGGAGGCAAGATCAAAGTGCATAGCGAAGTCGACCGCGGGACGCGGATCACCATCCTTCTGCCCCTGTTCCACGCTTCCAAGCGCTCCGACCTGGGTATGCTGGGCGCCAAATGA
- the prsR gene encoding PEP-CTERM-box response regulator transcription factor, producing MSTPRPQPLLIVEDDLALQKQIKWSLDGFESVLADDGPSAVLQFRRHAPAVVTMDLGLPPDQDSVSEGFKLLEKLLELDPGVKVIVLTGQNDQSNALRAIRMGAYDFLAKPVDPDVLSLTVERAYRLYELQQENRRLQAAQHSDVMGGLITRDERMLKICRTIEKVAPSDATVLLLGESGTGKEVLAQGLHDASRRKGRFVAINCAAIPENLLESELFGHEKGAFTGATERHTGKFMEADGGTLFLDEIGDLPLEVQVKLLRFLQERTVERLGGRQEIPIDVRVVGATHQDLRQLIAEGRFREDLYYRLAEIVVDIPPLRERQGDAVLLAHAFVKRFATEQRRPQLGLSEDALRQIEVYHWPGNVRELQNLMKRAVIMADGDRLGADDLGLRLPQQALEAEEPVLDLRTVRERAERQAVVTALARADGNIVKASELLGVSRPTLYDLMNRLQIK from the coding sequence ATGAGCACGCCGCGCCCGCAACCCCTGCTGATCGTCGAAGACGATCTGGCCCTGCAGAAGCAGATCAAATGGTCCCTGGATGGCTTTGAATCGGTGCTGGCCGACGACGGACCCTCGGCCGTGCTGCAGTTCCGCCGCCACGCGCCGGCCGTGGTCACCATGGATCTGGGGCTGCCCCCCGACCAGGACTCGGTGTCCGAGGGCTTCAAGCTGCTGGAGAAACTGCTGGAGCTAGACCCCGGCGTGAAGGTGATCGTGCTGACCGGCCAGAACGACCAGAGCAATGCCCTGCGCGCCATCCGCATGGGGGCCTACGACTTCCTGGCCAAGCCGGTCGATCCCGATGTGCTCTCGCTGACGGTGGAGCGCGCCTACCGGCTCTACGAGCTGCAGCAGGAGAACCGGCGCCTGCAGGCGGCGCAGCACAGCGATGTGATGGGTGGGCTGATCACGCGGGATGAGCGCATGCTCAAGATCTGCCGCACGATCGAGAAGGTGGCGCCCAGCGATGCCACCGTGCTGCTGCTGGGTGAAAGCGGCACCGGCAAGGAGGTGCTGGCCCAGGGCCTGCACGATGCATCGCGTCGCAAGGGGCGCTTCGTGGCCATCAACTGCGCGGCCATTCCCGAGAACCTGCTGGAGAGCGAGCTCTTCGGCCACGAGAAGGGCGCCTTCACCGGGGCGACGGAGCGCCATACCGGCAAGTTCATGGAGGCCGACGGCGGCACGCTGTTCCTCGACGAGATCGGCGACCTGCCGCTCGAAGTGCAGGTGAAGCTGCTGCGCTTTCTGCAGGAGCGTACGGTGGAGCGCTTGGGCGGCCGCCAGGAGATTCCCATCGATGTGCGGGTGGTCGGCGCCACCCACCAGGATCTGCGCCAGCTGATCGCCGAAGGCCGCTTCCGCGAGGACCTCTACTACCGCCTGGCCGAGATCGTGGTCGACATCCCGCCCCTGCGCGAACGCCAGGGCGATGCGGTGCTGCTCGCGCACGCCTTCGTGAAGCGCTTTGCCACGGAGCAGCGGCGGCCGCAGCTGGGTTTGAGCGAGGACGCCTTGCGGCAGATCGAGGTCTATCACTGGCCGGGCAATGTGCGCGAGCTGCAGAACCTGATGAAGCGCGCCGTCATCATGGCCGATGGTGATCGCTTGGGTGCCGACGACCTGGGGCTGCGCCTGCCTCAGCAGGCGCTGGAGGCCGAGGAGCCGGTGCTGGACCTGCGTACCGTGCGCGAGCGTGCCGAGCGCCAGGCCGTGGTGACGGCCCTGGCCCGCGCCGACGGCAATATCGTCAAGGCCTCCGAGCTGCTGGGGGTGAGCCGGCCCACGCTCTATGACCTGATGAATCGGCTGCAGATCAAATAG
- the prsT gene encoding XrtA/PEP-CTERM system TPR-repeat protein PrsT, translating to MQSRNAKAWWAGLGLSVLLLGCGGDSAEDLLASAKSHIDKQDSKAAVIQLKNALQKKPALAEARFLLGRLLVEGGDFVGGGVELGKARELGFPDERIAPLMARSLLGQGQYGKLLAQYGNVQLSSPSGMADLQVSLGTAYAAQGKKQEADAAVAAALEAKPGLPDALLLKARLAMGERDLEQALKLTETVIAAEPGKAEAWRLKGDLLMTQPQQREAALAAYGEAIKHNRNDIASRGVLISSLLAKKDLAGAEKQQEQLRSVAPKHPLTAFYAAMIALEKGDLKAAQEQITTALRLVPDDPRSLYLAGAIEFRRGNLPQAEGHLIKAVKLAPGQRGPRLLLAQVQLRSGEFSKAQGVLQPLVEQQPPMPEALGLMAESHLQLGDMAKAEALFNQAAKLNPQDARSRTALALTQVVKGHTEQGMDELRSIAASDAGVTADLALISAHLRKREFDPALKALEAMERKQPGKAATVNLRARIELMRGQRDAARKAFEAALALDGNYYPAAAGLAAMDLQDGKPAEAEARFAKLLEKDPKSLQARMGLVALKSSTGAPKEEMAELLKKVIKDHPSEVSPRLALIRLELNRGEPKQAQNYAREAEAALPDSTEVLDAVGQVAVAAGDLNRAVSIYNRLVSLQPDSPMPLLRLAEVHMRRDDRAAAAQSIKKALTIRPDFALARRAQFGLELASGRFNEARSIAKTLQRERAADPMGYALEGDIEQVQKNVPAAIAAYRKSLEKGPATEVAIKLHALLASSGKTAEATALESDWRKQHPKDTNFLLYLGDRALGQKDYAAAEQRYADVLVHQPDNPLALNNLAWLKNRAGKPEALALAEKANKLAPGRAPFMDTLAEVLATQGNLAKAIDVQKAAVALDPELHLHRLHLAKYYASAGRKSDAREELKRLAALGSKFGGQADVKQLMDSL from the coding sequence ATGCAATCTCGCAATGCCAAGGCCTGGTGGGCCGGTCTGGGCCTGAGTGTGCTGCTGCTGGGCTGTGGCGGCGACTCGGCCGAGGATCTGCTGGCCTCAGCCAAGAGCCATATCGACAAGCAGGACAGCAAGGCCGCGGTGATCCAGCTCAAGAACGCCTTGCAGAAGAAGCCGGCCCTGGCCGAGGCGCGCTTTCTGCTGGGGCGTTTGCTGGTCGAAGGGGGCGATTTCGTGGGCGGCGGTGTCGAGCTGGGCAAGGCCCGGGAGCTGGGCTTTCCGGATGAGCGCATTGCCCCTCTGATGGCTCGCAGCCTGCTGGGGCAGGGGCAGTACGGCAAGCTGCTCGCGCAGTACGGGAACGTGCAGCTGAGTTCGCCCAGCGGCATGGCCGATCTCCAGGTCAGCCTGGGCACGGCCTATGCTGCGCAGGGCAAGAAGCAGGAGGCCGATGCCGCGGTTGCGGCCGCCTTGGAGGCCAAGCCCGGCTTGCCCGACGCCCTGCTGCTCAAGGCCCGGCTGGCCATGGGTGAGCGCGATCTGGAGCAGGCTCTCAAGCTCACCGAGACCGTGATCGCGGCCGAGCCCGGCAAGGCCGAGGCCTGGCGTCTCAAGGGCGATCTGCTGATGACCCAGCCGCAGCAGCGCGAAGCGGCCCTGGCGGCCTATGGTGAGGCCATCAAGCACAACCGCAACGACATCGCCTCGCGCGGTGTGCTGATTTCAAGCCTGCTGGCCAAGAAGGATCTGGCGGGCGCCGAGAAGCAGCAGGAGCAGCTGCGCAGCGTGGCCCCTAAGCACCCGCTGACGGCCTTCTATGCGGCCATGATCGCCCTCGAGAAGGGTGATCTCAAGGCTGCCCAGGAGCAAATAACGACCGCGCTGCGCCTGGTGCCGGATGATCCGCGCAGCCTCTATCTGGCAGGCGCCATCGAGTTCCGTCGCGGCAATCTGCCCCAGGCCGAAGGGCATCTGATCAAGGCCGTGAAACTGGCCCCCGGCCAGCGCGGTCCGCGCCTGCTGCTGGCCCAGGTGCAGCTGCGCAGCGGCGAATTCAGCAAGGCACAGGGCGTTCTCCAGCCCCTGGTGGAGCAGCAGCCGCCCATGCCGGAGGCTCTGGGCCTGATGGCCGAGAGCCATCTGCAGCTGGGCGATATGGCCAAGGCCGAGGCCTTGTTCAATCAGGCGGCCAAGCTCAATCCACAGGATGCACGCAGCCGCACCGCTCTGGCCCTGACCCAGGTGGTCAAGGGGCATACCGAGCAGGGCATGGACGAGCTGCGCAGCATTGCCGCGAGCGACGCTGGCGTGACGGCCGATCTGGCCCTGATCAGCGCCCATCTGCGCAAGCGCGAGTTCGATCCAGCGCTCAAGGCGCTGGAGGCCATGGAGCGCAAGCAGCCTGGCAAGGCCGCCACGGTCAATCTGCGGGCCCGCATCGAGCTGATGCGTGGCCAGCGCGATGCGGCGCGCAAGGCTTTCGAGGCGGCCCTGGCGCTGGACGGCAACTACTACCCCGCGGCAGCGGGTCTGGCGGCCATGGACCTGCAGGACGGCAAGCCGGCCGAGGCCGAGGCACGCTTTGCCAAGCTGCTGGAGAAGGACCCCAAGAGTCTGCAGGCCCGCATGGGTCTGGTAGCGCTGAAGTCCAGCACCGGCGCGCCCAAGGAGGAGATGGCCGAGCTGCTCAAGAAGGTGATCAAGGATCATCCTTCGGAGGTGTCGCCGCGCCTGGCGCTGATCCGTCTGGAACTCAACCGCGGCGAACCCAAGCAGGCGCAGAACTATGCGCGCGAGGCCGAGGCCGCGCTGCCCGACAGCACCGAGGTGCTGGACGCGGTGGGGCAGGTGGCGGTGGCCGCGGGCGACCTCAATCGCGCCGTCAGCATCTACAACCGACTGGTCTCGCTGCAGCCGGACTCGCCCATGCCGCTGCTGCGACTGGCCGAAGTGCATATGCGGCGGGACGACCGCGCCGCTGCGGCGCAGAGCATCAAGAAGGCCCTGACCATACGCCCGGACTTTGCGCTGGCGCGCCGCGCCCAGTTTGGACTGGAACTGGCTTCCGGGCGCTTCAATGAAGCCCGCTCGATTGCCAAGACCCTGCAGCGCGAGCGTGCGGCCGACCCCATGGGGTATGCGCTGGAGGGTGATATCGAGCAGGTGCAGAAGAATGTGCCCGCGGCGATTGCGGCCTATCGGAAATCCCTGGAGAAGGGACCTGCAACCGAGGTGGCGATCAAGCTGCACGCGCTGCTGGCCAGCTCCGGGAAGACGGCGGAGGCCACAGCCCTGGAGAGCGACTGGCGCAAGCAGCACCCCAAGGACACCAACTTCCTGCTCTATCTGGGTGATCGGGCCCTGGGGCAGAAGGACTATGCGGCGGCCGAGCAGCGCTACGCGGATGTGCTGGTCCATCAGCCCGACAACCCGCTGGCCCTGAACAATCTCGCCTGGCTCAAGAACCGTGCCGGCAAGCCCGAAGCCCTGGCCCTGGCGGAGAAGGCCAACAAGCTGGCGCCGGGGCGTGCGCCCTTCATGGACACCCTGGCGGAGGTGCTGGCCACCCAGGGCAACCTGGCCAAGGCCATCGATGTGCAGAAGGCCGCGGTCGCACTCGACCCCGAACTTCATCTGCACCGATTGCATCTGGCGAAGTACTATGCCTCGGCAGGCCGCAAGAGCGATGCGCGCGAGGAACTCAAGCGCCTGGCGGCACTGGGGAGCAAGTTCGGCGGCCAGGCGGATGTGAAGCAACTGATGGACAGCCTCTGA